A DNA window from Flavisolibacter ginsenosidimutans contains the following coding sequences:
- a CDS encoding DinB family protein: MAKFKSEELLNELAQDVRRIKEAAQFLVTADKNKLAYCPEEGRWSAVQAVEHLNGYNRHYLPLIEKELSLITYDKNAWFTSGYWGERFTKMMKPTNVYEIKNKMKTAKKMSFPNSLHVETVLNEFIAGQDKLLQLLELAKGKDLAKIHIPITFTKLIKLRLGDTLRFLIAHEQRHMIQARNTLKKTGVTTDKFPVLLSVTETSQQQKK, translated from the coding sequence ATGGCAAAATTTAAGAGTGAAGAACTGCTGAACGAACTGGCACAGGATGTACGCAGGATAAAAGAAGCGGCACAATTTCTTGTTACAGCCGACAAAAACAAACTGGCTTATTGTCCCGAAGAAGGCCGGTGGAGCGCCGTGCAGGCGGTTGAGCACCTGAACGGTTACAACCGGCATTACCTTCCGCTGATTGAGAAAGAGTTGTCCCTGATCACCTACGACAAAAACGCTTGGTTCACATCCGGATATTGGGGCGAACGGTTTACAAAAATGATGAAGCCCACCAACGTGTACGAGATCAAGAACAAAATGAAGACGGCAAAAAAAATGTCGTTCCCGAACAGCCTGCACGTGGAGACGGTGCTGAATGAATTTATTGCCGGACAGGATAAATTGCTGCAACTGCTGGAACTGGCAAAAGGAAAAGACCTCGCCAAAATTCACATACCCATTACGTTCACCAAATTGATCAAACTGCGGCTGGGCGATACGCTGCGGTTTTTGATTGCACACGAACAGCGGCACATGATACAGGCCCGCAACACGCTGAAAAAAACCGGCGTAACAACAGATAAATTTCCGGTGCTTCTTTCTGTTACCGAAACCTCGCAGCAACAAAAGAAATAA
- a CDS encoding M20/M25/M40 family metallo-hydrolase codes for MKKIVFLLSCLAIVASAFAQKDDSLFIKNLSDFILTKGQAYENLRHLTKQIGQRLSGSAGMYKAEAWGLKTMKEAGADNAYLQACMVPHWVRGGKDEATTQSGNGNKKSLDVLALGNSLGSSKPVTAKVIEVKNFDELETRRNDVKDKIVFYNYPFNQTFIKTFEAYGDAVQYRGAGASRAAKYGAQAVIVRSMSESTDNIPHTGSLRYDTAYAKIPAVAVGLQDANWLSDALKKGSISVTLSTHGKFFPDTVGHNVIGELKGSEFPAEYITVGGHLDSWDPAEGAHDDGAGVVQTIEVLRAFKALGYKPKRTLRFVLFANEENGLRGGTKYAEEAQAKGEKHIFSLESDEGGFTPRGFGLTGSDAQFQKLLSWQPLLTRYGASEMSRGGGGSDIGPLNRTQGTPTAGLSPDSQRYFDYHHARNDVFEAVNKRELELSVVNMAALIYLVDKYGF; via the coding sequence ATGAAAAAAATTGTTTTTCTTCTTTCGTGCCTTGCTATTGTCGCAAGCGCCTTTGCACAAAAAGACGATTCTCTCTTCATCAAAAACCTTTCGGATTTTATTCTTACGAAAGGCCAGGCTTATGAAAATCTGCGCCATTTGACCAAGCAAATCGGTCAACGCTTGTCGGGTTCCGCGGGTATGTACAAGGCCGAAGCCTGGGGACTGAAAACAATGAAAGAAGCCGGTGCGGACAACGCATATTTACAGGCGTGCATGGTGCCGCATTGGGTGCGCGGTGGCAAGGACGAAGCCACGACACAAAGCGGCAATGGAAACAAAAAATCATTGGACGTGCTGGCCTTGGGCAATTCGCTTGGCTCAAGTAAACCGGTTACCGCGAAAGTGATTGAAGTAAAAAACTTTGACGAGCTGGAAACAAGAAGGAACGATGTGAAAGACAAGATTGTTTTTTACAATTATCCGTTCAATCAAACTTTCATCAAAACCTTTGAAGCTTACGGCGATGCCGTGCAATACCGTGGAGCGGGTGCAAGCCGTGCCGCAAAGTACGGAGCGCAAGCGGTGATTGTAAGAAGCATGTCGGAAAGCACCGACAATATTCCGCACACGGGTTCTTTGCGTTACGATACTGCTTACGCAAAAATTCCGGCCGTAGCCGTTGGCTTGCAGGATGCCAATTGGTTAAGCGATGCATTGAAAAAAGGAAGCATTTCTGTTACACTTTCTACGCACGGAAAATTTTTTCCCGATACCGTCGGCCATAACGTGATTGGTGAATTAAAAGGCTCGGAATTTCCGGCCGAATACATCACCGTTGGCGGACACCTTGATAGTTGGGACCCGGCCGAAGGCGCACACGACGACGGCGCCGGCGTGGTGCAAACCATTGAAGTTTTACGGGCCTTTAAAGCCCTTGGCTACAAACCCAAACGCACCCTTCGCTTTGTGCTTTTTGCCAACGAAGAAAACGGTTTGCGCGGCGGCACCAAATACGCCGAAGAAGCGCAGGCGAAAGGAGAGAAGCACATCTTCTCTTTGGAAAGCGACGAAGGCGGTTTTACGCCGCGTGGCTTTGGTTTAACCGGCAGCGATGCGCAGTTTCAAAAACTTCTTTCCTGGCAACCTTTGTTGACGCGGTACGGCGCCAGCGAAATGTCGCGTGGCGGTGGTGGCTCTGATATTGGCCCCTTGAACCGCACGCAGGGAACGCCAACGGCAGGACTTTCACCCGACTCGCAACGTTACTTCGATTACCACCATGCCCGCAACGATGTGTTTGAAGCCGTGAACAAGCGTGAATTGGAACTGAGCGTCGTAAACATGGCCGCACTCATTTACCTTGTTGACAAGTACGGTTTTTAA
- the dut gene encoding dUTP diphosphatase — MNLPVKIVNRSPFPLPQYATVGSSGMDLRANISEDIVLQSLERCLVPTGLFIELPPGYEAQVRPRSGMAIKHGITCLNSPGTIDSDYRGEIKVILINLSGEEQRLHAGDRIAQLVLQKIEKVDWKEVNDLEETIRSGGGFGSTGKQ; from the coding sequence ATGAACTTGCCCGTCAAAATCGTAAACCGTTCTCCTTTTCCATTGCCGCAATACGCAACCGTAGGTTCGTCGGGAATGGACTTGCGGGCCAACATTTCTGAAGACATTGTATTGCAATCTTTGGAACGCTGTCTTGTTCCAACCGGTTTGTTTATAGAATTGCCACCGGGTTACGAGGCACAGGTTCGTCCCCGCAGCGGAATGGCCATAAAGCACGGCATCACTTGTTTGAATTCGCCGGGAACGATTGACAGCGATTACCGTGGCGAGATAAAAGTGATCTTAATAAATCTTTCAGGTGAAGAACAACGCCTGCACGCCGGCGACAGGATTGCCCAACTTGTATTGCAGAAAATTGAGAAAGTGGATTGGAAGGAAGTTAACGATTTGGAAGAAACAATACGCAGCGGTGGAGGCTTTGGCTCTACCGGAAAACAATAA
- the rimM gene encoding ribosome maturation factor RimM (Essential for efficient processing of 16S rRNA): MAEYFNVGKFVSTFGLQGELILKHNLGKKTSLKGLQALFVEEKKESFLPWFVQGTRIKNEEEIYVALEGVSVREVAAKLVQKTVWLPEADFKKFSAKSSPISFLGYEIVENGKALGKVLEVIEQPHQILCRIDLEGKEAYIPLHEETIVKIDKKKEQIIVDLPEGLLDVYR, encoded by the coding sequence ATGGCAGAATATTTCAACGTCGGCAAATTCGTAAGCACATTCGGCCTTCAGGGCGAACTAATTCTGAAGCACAACCTCGGAAAGAAAACATCGTTAAAAGGTTTGCAGGCCCTTTTTGTTGAAGAAAAAAAAGAAAGCTTTCTTCCGTGGTTCGTGCAAGGAACACGCATCAAAAACGAAGAAGAAATTTACGTTGCGTTAGAAGGTGTTTCAGTACGGGAAGTAGCGGCAAAGCTTGTGCAAAAAACCGTGTGGTTACCCGAAGCCGACTTTAAAAAATTTTCTGCCAAGTCTTCGCCCATCAGTTTTCTGGGCTACGAGATCGTGGAGAACGGCAAGGCTCTGGGAAAAGTGCTTGAGGTTATTGAGCAGCCGCATCAAATCCTTTGCCGCATTGATCTCGAAGGCAAGGAAGCCTATATTCCGCTGCACGAAGAAACCATCGTAAAAATTGACAAGAAAAAAGAGCAGATCATTGTTGACCTGCCCGAAGGTTTGCTCGATGTTTATCGCTAA
- the bshA gene encoding N-acetyl-alpha-D-glucosaminyl L-malate synthase BshA, with the protein MRIGIVCYPTFGGSGVLATELGKALAQQGHHVHFITYQQPVRLNGFIPNIFYHEVQVPTYPLFDYPPYETALASTMVDVIKNNNLQLLHVHYAIPHASAAYMAKKILEAEGLHIPVITTLHGTDITLVGRDKTYAPVVTFSINQSDAITAVSQNLRDETFKHFKIEKNIEVIHNFVDVARFNRKPIDAFKKVIAPEGERILLHASNFRKIKRVTDVVEIFYNVHKKIPSKLLFVGDGPERATAEQLCRQLKVCDDVRFVGKQEQMEDILAIADLFLLTSEYESFGLAALEAMAAGIPVVSTNAGGLPEIMVQGIVGYMGDVGDVETLSHYAIDILQNDERLQQFKSAAAKHAQAFDIKSIVPLYEKLYEEVLSSELVNT; encoded by the coding sequence ATGCGAATTGGAATTGTTTGTTATCCCACTTTTGGCGGCAGCGGTGTACTGGCAACGGAGTTGGGAAAGGCATTGGCACAACAGGGCCATCACGTTCATTTTATCACGTATCAACAACCCGTAAGGCTGAACGGTTTTATTCCCAATATTTTTTATCACGAAGTACAAGTTCCCACGTATCCTTTGTTTGATTATCCGCCTTATGAAACCGCGTTGGCAAGCACCATGGTTGACGTAATTAAAAACAACAATCTTCAATTGTTGCACGTGCACTACGCCATCCCTCATGCATCGGCGGCTTATATGGCAAAGAAAATATTGGAGGCTGAAGGCTTACACATTCCCGTCATTACAACCTTGCACGGAACGGACATAACGCTTGTGGGCCGTGACAAAACCTATGCGCCGGTCGTGACGTTTTCCATCAATCAAAGCGATGCCATTACGGCCGTGTCGCAAAACTTGCGCGACGAAACCTTCAAGCATTTCAAGATTGAAAAAAACATTGAGGTCATTCACAATTTTGTGGACGTGGCCCGCTTCAACCGCAAGCCCATTGACGCCTTTAAAAAAGTAATTGCGCCAGAAGGCGAACGCATTTTGCTGCACGCTTCCAACTTTAGGAAGATAAAACGGGTGACGGACGTGGTGGAGATTTTTTACAACGTACACAAAAAAATTCCGTCGAAACTTTTGTTCGTGGGCGACGGGCCGGAACGGGCCACAGCGGAGCAGTTGTGCCGCCAGTTAAAAGTGTGCGACGACGTTCGGTTCGTGGGCAAGCAAGAACAGATGGAAGACATTCTTGCCATTGCCGATTTATTCTTGCTCACTTCCGAATACGAGAGCTTTGGCTTGGCCGCACTGGAAGCCATGGCCGCAGGCATTCCGGTGGTTTCAACCAACGCAGGCGGACTGCCCGAAATTATGGTGCAAGGCATTGTGGGTTACATGGGCGATGTAGGCGACGTAGAAACATTGAGTCATTACGCAATTGACATTTTGCAAAACGATGAACGGCTACAACAGTTTAAATCAGCAGCGGCGAAACATGCGCAGGCTTTTGATATCAAAAGCATCGTTCCGCTTTACGAAAAATTATACGAGGAAGTGTTGAGCAGCGAATTGGTGAACACGTGA
- the tig gene encoding trigger factor, with the protein MATITQQDVAPLHKQLNITVNKEDYLPQFEKSIKDYSKKANIPGFRKGMVPAGLIKKMYGPSLFTDEVLRTVDKEVFKFIEDEKLEIFAQPLPVDFNLQQLDVNNPENYTFTFEVGMKPEVQVPDLSKESVKRYKVSVTDEMVAEEVERLRTRYGNMSEPETVQGEETVLNVTFVETDAQGAEVEGGIRKDNSVLLKYFKESFRQNVLGKKKDDTIQLSLDEAFDDKEKQWILQDLGIDSATDKHFKLLITKLGLVEPRELNEEFFKQLFPNEEIKTGEDFKARVKDELQKQWDAESRNQLQHNLYHVLLEHTRIDFPAEFLKRWLKTQGKEGAVKSDEEVEAEFPAFINQLKWTLITDELIKKGGVEVSQDELRQFAKQQLFGYMGMAAAADEEQDWVRDYIDRMMKDRKYVEDAYNRLQTQKMFDWAEGQVNAVETPVSKEEFIKMNEEQQHHHH; encoded by the coding sequence ATGGCAACGATTACGCAACAAGATGTGGCTCCCTTACATAAGCAGCTCAACATCACCGTCAACAAAGAAGATTATCTTCCGCAATTCGAGAAATCAATAAAAGATTACAGCAAGAAAGCCAACATCCCCGGTTTTCGCAAAGGCATGGTGCCGGCTGGTCTTATCAAAAAAATGTACGGTCCGTCGCTCTTTACAGACGAAGTGCTGCGCACCGTTGACAAAGAAGTGTTCAAGTTTATTGAAGACGAAAAGCTGGAAATTTTTGCTCAGCCGCTGCCCGTGGATTTCAACCTGCAGCAATTGGACGTAAACAATCCCGAGAACTACACCTTCACCTTTGAAGTGGGCATGAAGCCCGAAGTGCAAGTGCCCGACTTAAGCAAAGAATCCGTCAAGCGCTACAAAGTATCGGTAACGGATGAAATGGTGGCCGAAGAAGTGGAACGTTTGCGTACACGCTACGGCAACATGTCGGAGCCTGAAACTGTGCAAGGCGAGGAAACGGTGCTGAACGTAACCTTCGTGGAAACCGATGCGCAAGGCGCCGAAGTAGAAGGCGGCATTCGTAAAGACAATTCCGTTCTGCTGAAATATTTCAAAGAAAGTTTTCGGCAAAATGTATTGGGCAAAAAGAAAGACGACACCATTCAGCTTTCGCTCGATGAAGCTTTTGACGACAAAGAGAAGCAATGGATTTTACAAGACCTTGGAATTGACAGCGCAACGGACAAGCATTTTAAGCTCCTCATCACCAAACTTGGTTTGGTAGAGCCAAGAGAGCTGAACGAAGAGTTCTTCAAACAACTTTTCCCGAACGAAGAAATTAAAACAGGAGAAGACTTTAAGGCACGTGTAAAAGACGAACTGCAGAAGCAATGGGACGCCGAAAGTCGCAACCAGCTTCAGCACAATTTGTATCACGTTCTTCTCGAGCATACCCGGATTGATTTTCCCGCCGAATTTTTAAAACGGTGGTTGAAAACGCAAGGCAAAGAAGGTGCGGTAAAAAGCGACGAAGAAGTTGAAGCTGAGTTTCCCGCCTTCATCAACCAGTTGAAGTGGACGCTGATCACCGACGAATTGATAAAGAAAGGCGGCGTTGAAGTAAGCCAGGACGAGTTGCGCCAATTTGCCAAACAGCAACTCTTTGGCTACATGGGCATGGCCGCTGCCGCGGACGAAGAACAGGATTGGGTACGCGACTACATTGACCGCATGATGAAGGATCGCAAATACGTGGAAGATGCCTACAACCGCCTGCAAACGCAAAAGATGTTTGACTGGGCCGAAGGCCAGGTGAACGCCGTGGAAACGCCGGTGTCGAAAGAAGAGTTCATCAAGATGAACGAGGAGCAACAACATCATCATCATTAA
- the ispF gene encoding 2-C-methyl-D-erythritol 2,4-cyclodiphosphate synthase produces the protein MNIRIGQGIDFHQLVEGRELWIGGVKIDHTKGALGHSDADVLLHAVCDAFLGAACLGDIGTHFPDTDAQYKNIDSKILLQRTVDLIKKESYTIVNIDSTLCLEKPKIKPYVAQMQSTIANLCGLAPNDVSIKATTTEKMGFVGREEGLVAYATVLLQRF, from the coding sequence ATGAATATTCGAATTGGACAGGGCATCGATTTTCACCAACTCGTTGAAGGCCGTGAGCTTTGGATTGGCGGTGTAAAGATTGACCATACCAAAGGTGCGCTTGGCCACAGCGATGCCGATGTTTTACTTCACGCCGTTTGCGATGCGTTCTTGGGTGCGGCTTGTCTTGGCGACATCGGCACTCACTTTCCCGATACTGATGCGCAATACAAAAACATTGATAGCAAGATTCTATTACAGCGAACCGTTGATTTAATCAAAAAAGAAAGTTACACCATCGTCAATATCGACAGCACGCTTTGTTTGGAAAAGCCCAAAATCAAACCTTACGTTGCGCAAATGCAAAGCACCATTGCAAACCTTTGCGGCCTCGCCCCAAACGATGTTTCCATCAAAGCCACCACAACCGAGAAGATGGGTTTTGTAGGACGCGAAGAAGGCCTTGTGGCTTACGCTACTGTTTTATTGCAACGATTTTAA
- a CDS encoding phospholipase D-like domain-containing protein: protein METNFLQRLQLKRRGNRFSAQNLARVVKGGAALFSLLTELIEAAAHSIHLQTYIFSNDSTGTKIAEALMAAAKRGVKVYLMADGYASRSLPKDFIKNLENAGVNFRFFEPVFRSEHFYFGRRLHHKVAVFDSKYGLVSGSNVADRYNDLPDQPAWYDMAVFVEGDSVLELYDICIKIWERDQTKKNLLRKKLLDLFNYIAKEESVGIRVLQNDWVRRKLEIYFAYQKLFKEAHKSITIVCSYFLPGLSLRNRLSKAVKRGVDVKVVLASTSDVALTKHAERYLYSWMFRNGIQIYEYQPTVLHAKFAVVDEDFLNIGSYNINDLSAQASVELNLLVKDAEVAQEMQAEVRNIIESKCLKVEPSAYAFHILSFRQLWRFLCYHALRMTLALGTFYFKQEE, encoded by the coding sequence ATGGAAACCAATTTTTTACAACGGCTGCAATTGAAAAGACGCGGCAACCGCTTCAGTGCGCAAAACCTGGCACGAGTGGTGAAAGGCGGCGCAGCGCTTTTTTCATTGTTAACCGAACTGATTGAGGCTGCCGCCCATTCCATTCACCTTCAAACTTACATTTTTAGCAACGACAGCACGGGAACCAAGATAGCCGAAGCCTTAATGGCGGCGGCAAAACGCGGCGTAAAAGTTTATCTTATGGCCGATGGCTACGCCTCCCGTTCCCTTCCCAAAGACTTCATCAAAAACCTTGAAAATGCCGGCGTGAACTTTCGCTTTTTTGAGCCCGTGTTTCGGAGCGAACATTTCTATTTTGGCCGGCGGCTGCACCACAAAGTAGCGGTGTTTGACAGCAAGTACGGATTGGTAAGCGGCAGCAACGTTGCCGACCGCTACAACGATCTGCCCGATCAACCGGCCTGGTACGACATGGCCGTTTTTGTGGAAGGCGATTCGGTGCTGGAGCTTTACGATATCTGCATCAAAATCTGGGAACGCGACCAAACCAAAAAAAACCTCCTGCGCAAGAAGCTTCTCGATCTTTTCAATTACATCGCCAAAGAAGAATCCGTGGGTATTCGCGTGTTGCAAAACGATTGGGTGCGCCGCAAGTTGGAAATTTATTTCGCCTATCAAAAGCTTTTCAAGGAAGCGCACAAAAGCATCACCATCGTATGCAGTTATTTTTTGCCGGGGCTTTCGCTGCGCAACAGATTAAGCAAGGCCGTGAAGCGGGGTGTAGACGTAAAAGTGGTGCTGGCGAGTACTTCGGACGTGGCGCTGACCAAACACGCCGAACGCTATCTATACAGTTGGATGTTTCGCAACGGCATCCAGATTTATGAATACCAGCCCACCGTTCTTCATGCAAAATTTGCCGTTGTTGACGAAGACTTTCTCAACATCGGTTCATACAACATTAATGACCTGAGCGCCCAAGCCAGTGTTGAATTAAACCTGTTGGTGAAAGATGCGGAAGTGGCGCAGGAGATGCAGGCCGAAGTAAGAAACATCATCGAAAGCAAATGCCTCAAGGTAGAGCCATCGGCTTATGCTTTTCATATTCTATCGTTTCGCCAGTTGTGGCGGTTCCTTTGTTACCATGCCTTGCGCATGACGCTTGCGCTTGGCACCTTTTATTTCAAGCAAGAGGAGTAG
- a CDS encoding DUF4292 domain-containing protein, producing the protein MKQLFILLALIGFLASCRSSRAIGKAVGRKDSTAKAITVAPPVVNKIDTGQLIRNTLADVARRHIDFTTFSAKIDVDYKGTDGKGHSVKANIKMYKDSAIWLSVNATVLSIEGLRLLITKDSVKLLNKLEKTYAARGISFLQETTSLPLNLYSLQELIIGNPVYLDSNVVRYNHSNGLITLLSIGQFFRNAVTFSDADATLVHSKLIDVHTLRNRTADLSYSQYENANGILFPTKRQVIVSETGRLEVKLDFNNYVFNGEVSFPFRVPKNYSRQ; encoded by the coding sequence ATGAAGCAACTTTTTATACTCCTTGCCCTGATTGGATTTTTGGCTTCCTGCCGTTCGTCGCGGGCCATCGGCAAGGCCGTTGGCCGGAAAGACTCAACGGCGAAAGCAATAACGGTAGCACCGCCTGTGGTAAACAAAATAGACACGGGGCAACTAATTAGAAACACCCTGGCCGACGTAGCCCGCCGGCACATTGATTTCACCACCTTTAGCGCCAAGATAGACGTGGATTACAAAGGCACCGACGGCAAAGGACACAGCGTAAAAGCCAACATAAAAATGTACAAGGACAGCGCCATCTGGCTTTCGGTAAACGCCACGGTGTTGAGCATTGAAGGCTTGCGCCTGCTGATTACAAAAGATTCGGTAAAGCTTTTAAACAAGCTGGAAAAAACCTACGCGGCCAGGGGTATTAGCTTTTTGCAGGAAACCACATCGCTGCCGCTGAACCTTTATTCCCTGCAAGAGTTGATCATCGGCAATCCGGTTTATCTTGATTCCAACGTCGTCCGTTACAACCACAGCAACGGTTTAATTACGTTGCTAAGCATCGGACAATTTTTTCGAAACGCCGTCACCTTTTCCGACGCCGATGCAACGCTTGTGCACAGCAAGCTCATTGACGTTCATACGCTGCGCAATCGCACCGCCGATCTGTCGTACAGCCAGTACGAAAACGCGAACGGAATTCTTTTCCCCACTAAGCGACAGGTTATTGTTTCGGAAACGGGACGCCTTGAAGTAAAGCTCGATTTCAACAACTACGTATTCAACGGTGAAGTGAGTTTTCCTTTTCGCGTACCAAAAAATTATTCGCGCCAGTAA
- a CDS encoding murein hydrolase activator EnvC family protein, translating into MKKLLILFVGLFALHAAFAQSAEKERMQRERQQLQAELKEIQANYNKVKGQQKATIGQLTILQNKMQVQNRYISNINSEIKLLNDDIYVSNQEITRLQRQLDTLKAEYARSVVYSYKNNNSYDYINFIFSASNFNDAVRRVSYLKSYRAYNEKKVQTIKETKALIEQRKGQLQGKTKQKASALENQKDQLNELEDQKKEKDRVASKLKSQANDLSKQMAVKKKRDAQLRNQIAAIIRRDMERAREEERKRLAAAKAAEANRPKNNAESNTGSVTTTPKVRARTEAIPMTEGETKLAASFVSNRGHLPWPVDGGFVSIPYGPYEIGGLKMVNDCITISTPSAGVSVKAVFDGTVTAVSNVGEGMFVMIKHGNYYSGYTLSSASVSRGETVRTGQVIGRAATADDGSGGQVDFYLMQGEKHVNPRPWLR; encoded by the coding sequence ATGAAAAAACTCCTGATTCTTTTTGTTGGTTTGTTTGCGCTTCACGCGGCATTTGCACAAAGTGCTGAAAAGGAAAGAATGCAACGCGAACGGCAGCAGTTACAGGCCGAACTAAAAGAAATACAGGCAAACTACAACAAGGTAAAAGGACAGCAAAAAGCCACCATCGGCCAACTGACGATACTGCAAAACAAAATGCAGGTACAGAACCGCTACATCTCCAACATCAACAGCGAGATTAAACTGCTAAACGACGACATCTACGTAAGCAACCAGGAAATTACCCGCCTGCAGCGGCAACTGGATACGTTGAAAGCTGAATATGCCCGCAGCGTTGTTTACTCCTACAAAAACAACAACAGCTACGACTACATCAACTTTATTTTTTCGGCCTCCAATTTTAACGATGCGGTGCGCCGTGTGTCGTATTTGAAATCGTACCGCGCTTACAACGAGAAGAAAGTGCAAACGATCAAAGAAACAAAAGCACTGATTGAACAACGCAAGGGTCAACTGCAGGGCAAGACAAAACAAAAAGCGTCAGCGCTGGAAAATCAAAAAGATCAACTGAACGAACTGGAAGATCAAAAGAAAGAGAAAGACCGTGTGGCATCGAAGTTGAAATCGCAGGCCAATGATTTGTCAAAGCAAATGGCCGTGAAGAAAAAACGCGATGCGCAACTGCGCAACCAGATTGCGGCCATCATCAGGCGCGACATGGAAAGGGCAAGGGAAGAAGAGCGGAAGCGGTTGGCGGCAGCAAAAGCTGCGGAGGCCAATAGGCCGAAAAATAACGCCGAAAGCAACACCGGTTCAGTAACCACTACACCAAAAGTGAGAGCCAGGACAGAAGCCATTCCGATGACGGAAGGTGAGACGAAACTGGCGGCATCATTTGTTTCCAATCGCGGCCATCTTCCCTGGCCGGTTGACGGTGGCTTTGTGAGCATTCCGTACGGGCCTTACGAAATCGGCGGACTGAAAATGGTGAACGATTGCATTACTATTTCAACACCTTCGGCAGGCGTTTCTGTGAAGGCCGTGTTTGATGGAACGGTTACGGCGGTTTCCAACGTGGGCGAAGGAATGTTCGTCATGATCAAGCACGGGAATTATTATTCCGGTTATACTTTATCATCAGCGTCGGTAAGCCGTGGCGAGACAGTGCGTACCGGTCAAGTTATTGGTCGCGCTGCCACTGCCGACGACGGCAGCGGTGGCCAGGTAGATTTTTATTTAATGCAGGGAGAGAAGCACGTGAATCCAAGGCCGTGGCTGAGATAA
- a CDS encoding response regulator: protein MTINKHTIIYAEDDLDDLFLVKQAFEKHDHIQVVHAPDGRKALRTLEEMLSENFLPCLVILDINMPVMNGRETLQAIRAHPQLQRLSVVLFTTSNNPADAEFAQRMEATFITKPIDFSDLENIARMFVDKCNFEINKLSMN, encoded by the coding sequence ATGACGATCAACAAGCACACCATCATTTACGCCGAAGACGATCTTGACGATTTGTTTCTGGTGAAGCAGGCATTTGAAAAACACGATCACATTCAGGTTGTGCACGCACCCGATGGCCGGAAAGCCTTGCGAACGCTGGAGGAAATGCTGAGTGAGAATTTTCTTCCCTGCCTGGTGATTCTCGACATCAACATGCCGGTGATGAACGGACGGGAAACTTTGCAGGCCATTCGGGCCCACCCGCAGTTGCAGCGGCTTTCTGTGGTTTTGTTCACCACCTCTAATAATCCGGCAGATGCGGAATTTGCGCAGCGCATGGAGGCAACTTTTATAACCAAACCCATAGATTTCAGTGATCTTGAAAACATTGCCCGCATGTTTGTGGACAAATGCAATTTTGAAATCAACAAGCTTTCGATGAATTGA